The stretch of DNA CATCACAACCGTCCAATTCGATTTCACTAACCGGCCGAGATTTCTCCGTGTTCCCCACGCGCCATTTTAAAACATATTCCCACTTCACTCTCTTATACACCATTTTAAGACACTCAACAACTTCACTGCCACGTGGCCGCTTCTCAGCCGTCGATCTAACACATCTTGCGGCTAACAACGCAAGCTCCCTAATCACCGTCAGATCAACGTTACAACCAATCCGACCGTCTAAAATCGCTCGAAAATTTCCTGCTTTAATCAACGGAAGAGCCCACTCCACTATAACAGGAGGACTATAATTAACGTCAATCGCACGTCTCCCACTTATAATCTCAAGTAATAATATCCCAAAGCTAAAAATATCGCTCTTCGTGCTGACGTCAGCCGGCGCAAGATAGCTAGGGTCGAGATACCCCAGCGTACCCGCAGGAGGCGTGCGCATAACGCGCACGTCCTCCTCGTGTCCACACAACGCGAGGCCGAAGTCACTCAGCCTCGCATTGTGCTTACCGTCCAGTAATACATTCGAGGATTTTATATCCCTATGTATTACTGGCGGGTCGGACCCGTGTAAGGTCCGAACCGCTTCTGCCACGTGGAGGGCTATCCGGATCCGGGTTAGCCACGTGGGAGGTTTTTTGGTTTTGTGGAGTAAGTCGTAGAGTGACCCGTTTTGCATGTACTCGACAACTAATagtaattttttattattattattattattattattattattattattattattatattccgAACACGCCGGTCCCACTTTTTTAGTGGGCGGAATTTTGAATTTGTGAGGGGTTTGaatttgaatggagggagtattattagaATTATTGACCGGGTCGGGTACAGTGTACCCGATCAGGTTAACGATTCTTCTGTGGTGAATTTTCGAGAGAATATCGATTTCGTTCTCAGCGGCTTCCCTCGCCGCCGTGGTTGGTTTCTTCACGGCAGCGATAAAGGAGCCGCTATCGAGAACTGCTTTGTATACCGCTCCGTGGCTGCCTTTACCCAAAAGGGTATTTGGTGAAAAGGTATTGGTAGCGGTATCGAGCTCGGCAGCGGCGAACTGTCGAAGTTTGAGCTGATTACGATTTTTATCGTGGCGGTTGTGGTGGTTTTTTCGGGCGAGTTTGGGTTTATAGTTGGTCGAGTCACAAGTTGCGATTGCAGACTCAGCACTACAGAGTTTGTACACCATTATTTTTTAATATCGGGAATTATTGTGTAAGACCGTTGTATGATACGAGTATAGAGAATCTCgagatttgaaaatgagaaagtTGTAAATTTGAAAGGCATTAGAGGAGTGGAATGAAGGAAGAGGAAATAAAAGAGGAGGGCTTTTAATTTTGTAAGCTAAAGTGGCATGCTTCTAGTATGACAAATATATCGAGAAATTTTACAGCTTTCGGTTTGCCTTTTTTTAGTTCAGCTTAAAAATACAAATTTTTCGTCTTAAATTTAAAACAGGTCAAATATATTAAATAGATATATtatttttaactatttttttatatttgtaattGGAGTATATTTTAACTATTTTTATTTTGAGACGGATATTATCATATTAAGAGAGACGGACTGATTTTGGAAAATGTAGGgagtaattatgtaattttgaaaaAAAGGTGAAAAGAATGAGGAAAAATTGAAAAGAGTTGGGAGGGAGTGGTTAATTGTTGAAAGAAGAGGTTGAATGTTGTTGTGATGTTGTCAGTGTATATGAAAAGACGAGAAGACGGTGGAAAATGGCGGTGTCATTGTTTAAGCAATTAATTCAACTAGCGTGGGTCTTGTTTTGTCGGGACTTTTTTGGGTTTCTGTTCCATGGggttcgtaaatggaaatgagaTGCCCATATCGAATTGTACTCAGTTAATTGGTTGTTACaataccaatcgttggttggcgcagtggtagcatggggctgcgcttggtagggaggtttGCGGATCGatccccacaactgcgattgggaggggtttaaataccgtaatccttggacacgccccgaaatccggattagtcggcccaatgtggttcggattaccggatggtttagaccaaaaaaaaaattggttgtTACAAAAAGTATCTCTTGTAATGAGTATATATTCGTCACATGCTTGTAACGGGTTAAGTATACTTATAAGAGTGGATAAGACAAAAGTAAATGTGTCTAGGGAATTACAAATGGTTTGTCTTTATCCACTCAAGTggttttatttgacccgtcacaaatgagaattttgtttttttttttttggctgaaAATAGTTGAATTGAATTTGACGGATTTGAATTAAATTGGGAGTAGCTGAAGTGAACGGaaagaactgaactgaattgaaatgagatAGAACTAAGTTCAAAAGACGAGGTCTTTATATttctactccctccatttttttatttaatgttttagGGTCTAgcacaacaaaaacaacaacatcagagccttaatctcaaaatgatttggggtcgactgacatgaatcatcctttcgaaccgtctatgggtgaacgcacgcctcaaaatgcgaataaaaaaagggaagatgaaaaacaaaaaggaagaacgaaaatgtaatggaaagtcaaggtaaacttaggggttttaaaatcgaattccgtctttcttttataaaaaaattaaaatttaaatcgagagcaaagattaaaacgatttttaaaaaccgaaatagagttaaggatccggaatgaaccaggtaaaatctataagaaagtggttggtaaaaaaatgtaataaaggagagaagaatagataatttaatttctttaaattaaataaaaaaacactaaatttGTCAAAAAAcataaaatactaaaaatccacatgtatcttttccctccattgtgccctctccgtcaccatactctcctcaagccccaaaactctcatatcgtgctctatcactctcaaccatgtctgtctcggtcttcctctgcctctagccctctagggaccttttctgttctccaagtctccagcctcctaactggtgcgttcataggtctccttctcacatggccaaaccatcttagtcggttttccatcatcttgtcctctattggcgccacttttaccttttccctaatcacctcattccttaacagatctttccttgtatgtccgcacatccacctcaacatgcgcatctccgccacactcatcttttgaatgtgacaatgcttcacgacccaacactcggagccgtaaagtaggaCAGACCTAATTgacgtgcgataaaattttccctttaatctttggggcataattttatcgcatagaaaccctgaaacactcttccatttcaaccatcccgatttaattctgtgagccacatctccgtctaactccctatctttttgaataatagatcctagatatctgaagacatctgaaccctcaacaacattcccatcgaaaataatactccccgcctctgtcgatttcaaccccgccaccttagtgaactgacaccttaaatactcagtcttactcctgctcagcccTGAACCCACGAGtatctaaagtctgcctccacaattccaactttctctccacccccttttttgtctcatcaatcaacattatatcatcagcaaacatcatacaccaagggatgtcgtcctgaatatcccttgtcaactcatcatACACCTTTCGCTGGCAGGAAGGGCTACCCTAATTCAATCTACTTTATCAACAATTCCATCCTATGTTATGCAAACAACACGACTTCCACGATCTTTATGTGATGAATTAGATAAGAAGTCGCGTCGGTTTCTATGGGGTGGCGACCAGGAATCCCGCGGACTAAGTCTTGTGTCATGGGATATGGTGACTAATGAGAAAACCAATGGGGGCTTGGGAATTCGGTCCATGCGCCAAGTAAATGTAGCTTTCATGGCGAAACTTGGTTGGAGAATGATCACGGAACCGAATGCTCTTTGGACTCGTGTCTTGAGACATAAATATTGCAAAGGGAGGTGTGATTTGGGAATGTTCAAAACGAAGCCGACGAGTTCTAACACTTGGAAGGGCATTGTCGAGGCAATTGAGGTGACCAAAAAAGGGATGGGATCTGCGATTGGTAATGGAGTGCAGACTCTATTTTGGCAGCAGAGTTGGGCAGTCCCGCAACCTCTGATAGAGCTTACTTCCCATCATGTACCGGAGGATATCATAAATTACACGGTGGCTGATATGTGGGATGCTCAGTTGGGATGGAGATGGGACGTCTTTGCGGAATTTTTTAACCCAGAAATCCTACAAACAATAGCGTCTTATGAGGTTGTTCCGGGCGAAGAGAACACTGATCAAACTTACTGGGCAGGGACTTCGTCCGGTTTCTTTTCGGTGAAATCAGCTATCACGTTAATTCGGGGTAATGAAGATAATGGGAATGACGGATTATGGAAACTTCCATGGAAGACTTGGGCTCCTCAACGAATGCGCATGTTCCTTTGGCTCCCTCTTCATGATCGGATCATGACCAATGTCAATAGAGCAAAAAGAAATCTTACAGATGACCCGTGTTGTGGTGTTTGTCGAGATAAGGAGGAGACGACCTTGCATCTTCTTCGAGATTGTGGCCAAGCTCGTAAAATCTGGAACCTATTTCCGTTTGTCAAAGACCGCAAGTTCTTGGAGATTATGGAAGTTAAGGAATGGGTGGCTGCCAATTTGAAACATGAAGGCTGTGTTGAATTGAGAGCGTGGGCTACTACGTTCACTGTGATTGTATGGTGGATATGGCGTTGGAGAAACAAGAGGGTGTTTGATAGAATGGCAGCAATCCCCGAGAACCCTTTTACGTTCCTTACACAACGAATTTGGGAGGTTTTAAATGCGAAAGAAGGTCTTGATGAGGCTTTGAGTAGGAAGAACCGAGGGCATGAGGAAATTTTCGTCAGATGGATAGCACCACCAGTAAATTGGGTTGTTTTGAATGTTGATGGAGCTTCGAAGGGCAACCCGGGGTTGGCCGGGGCAGGTGGAATTTTTCGTAATTCAAGTGGTCACATTATTGAAGCCTTTGCAGAAAAACTTGGAATTGCGACGGTCACTAGGGCGGAGCTGATGGCTTTGAGACGTGGATTAATGATAGCTTTGAAGCGGAAAATAACCCGGCTTATAATTCAGACGGACTCCATGGTGGTTGCGAGAGTATTGGAGGCTCACGAATCATTCCCCACGGCACACTCGCACTTAATGCAAATTTGTAAGTCGTTTATAAATGACTCACATATGCAAGTCCAGATAATTCATATTTATCGTGAGGCAAACAAATGCGCCGATTGGATGGCAAATCTCGGAGTTTCCCAGCCATATCAACTATGCCGTGTGGATCATACCAACTTACCGATGGAGCTATTCCACTTAATCCAGCAAGACATGGGAGGTGTGGCGTGGCCACGAGTTGTACCAATGTTTCGGTTCTAGCTTTAGTTTCATTAGCTTGTTTTTGTTTTCGTTGTTGTTCTTTCTTTAACGTTTCATGGATGTAATCCGCTTCtcttgaccaaaaaaaaaaactatagcAAGAGAAAatgactaagtgcggaaccttgatgcaccccgatggtaataggaaattcttccgttctcccaacattagtgcgaacacttgcactagccacCTCATACATGTcttttatgaggtcaatatattttcgcgacacaccctttctcgccaaagcccaccaaagtacttctcttggtaccctatcatatgccttttccaagtcaataaaaaccatatgtaattccttcttcttgtcccgatggtattcaatcaactgtctcatgataaaaatcgcatccatagtcgatctcccgggcataaatccaaattggttttaatttccgagatgtctacacatctcctaagcctttgctcgattacccgctctcataacttcatcgtatgactcataagtttaattccccgataattggaacactcttgaacatcacctttgttcttgtacaaagggacaagagtgcttctcctccaagccgatggcatctcgttgctcctccaaatcctggtgaagagcatggttacccattcgatccctttctccccgaagcacctccaaacttctatgggtataccatccggtccctctgctttctttgaccccatcttccttaacgtctttctaacttcactcttttgtattctacgcacaaattcccgattaaccatgcttggtgttacctctacatccccaaaaccttgttcccGATGTctattgaataaattatcaaagtaaaaaCTCCATTtagcctttatttcgttatcctggctcgcataagagaccgaaagacgagagatattgggagagttagggTCTAGCACAACAATTAAGAAATTGTCTAGAAAATAGTAATAGTATTAATTAGAGGACATTAACTACCTTAAAAATTGAAAAAGCAAACTGAATGTGCTTAGAGCAATAGCAATAGTAGTTCTTAACATTGAGGTTATCGATCACCAAGAACCTTATTTTTAAAGTTCTTCTATTGCATTGAAAAGTTGGTTCTTATTTTTAAGAATTAAGTTCTAAAATAAGAACCAAATTTTTAAATATGAGAATGTGTATAACCAATAAATTAGCTTTGTAAAATGTGAAAAACACTTCAACATTGTCCATTTTTAAGTAAATTTCATCTAAGAACTTTTATATTAAGTTCTTCCATTGTAAACAAAAGTTCTTAAGTATTGAAATTGAGGTAATATGACATGGCATAGAAAGAACTTTATATGAAGTTCTTCTATTGCTATTGCTCTTATATTACGTACTCCCCATAAATATTTCCATTAAATATATCCTCTCCCATCTTATAACTCTCCAATCACATGCTttagaataaaaataaaaattgaaaaactacACTCATTAAATGAATTATGGGAAATTGGGTGTAATAATGGTGTGGAAATTAGTAAAACGACAAGTAAAGTGAAAAAAACAACATTTTATAAAACGTCAAATAAtcaaaaatggagggagtacataATAATGTCTTCATCGTGTATGTTATGGTCTTATGTATATTGGGATATGAGAAGGTGACACTTGAATTCAATACGATTCAATTTAATACCGTGTGTTTCGTGCACTCAAAATGAAGATTAAGATCAGCGTATCTTCTTCGAGTTTTTTGTTATTAAATTAGATAAATGATGTTGCAAGTTTTCAAAGTGAAAATGGTAGAAACAAGAAATCACATTAAGAGAGAAGTGATTGTCCTGAAAATTAAGAAGTGTCAGAAAACGAGATAATAAATGTCATTGAGTCGAGGCGGGGGTGACGAGAAAGTAGATACCATTGGTAAACCCAACAATGAGTTGGACCAGCCTACCTGATATTGGGCTACATTGGTATACTAAGGAGGCCCATTGATGTAGGTATAAGATGTTGACATATGGAGTTGGCAGATCAAGATAGCTCAAGGCCCAAAAAAATTGGAGTCCTGCTGCTATTGACACCACTAAAAACATCTTCCACAATGGGCTTCTTGGCCCATTACTTTCATATGCTTGACCCAATTACATAAAACAACTTTTTTTGGTGACGGGGATCCGCGGCCGCTATCTTTGGCGCATAGGGTAAACCCCAGATATACGTGATAGCCTGCAAATGACATGCTCGAAAACTAAAAGGCATAAATCAGGCTATAAGTACTCTACAAGATTGCTTTTGGGAGACTTGAACTAAGCCCCCTAGAAATTTCAGCCAATTATATAAATCTTTAATTGTCTCAAATATAATTCACCTGATTTAATTTTTTGTGTAACTCAACCTGGTTGGTTTAACCTATTCGTTTTTAAGCAGATAGTTTTCAATCCGCTCAACTCGTATAACGGGTTAGATACTTAGATTTATCAACCTAATTTACTCGTATAAACCGAAACTAATGAATTATTGAGCAAACTCAACCCAGCTATGACTCATTTTAATAAATGAGTTATTCGGATCAGAAGACTTGAAACCTAACTCGGCCTATGTGTCGTGTTTTTTAGTCGGATTAGTGATAGCTACCTCCACACAAACTTATGACCTTTTGAGGCCATACATTGATTAGACTAAGAAACACGTAAATGGACACTAATGATAGAGAAACATCCAATTTTCTCCAACTTTGAAGATTAATAATATGTTGTTGATTGAGAAAGGTCGAAGATGAGATATTTTATTTTCCTTTAAACTGATTAATGAATCACTGTACCAATTGATTGTTTATGTCATAAATTCtagaataagacggttttataccgTGAGACGGtccatttttataatttttttttttcatttagtgCTAATAAATGAGTTGCCTTTTTATATAATAGGACCGTCGTACAGTACCGTCTGACACAAGAATTATTGTTATCTACGTAGGCTATAGGAATTCGGTTAGACATTTAGTAATTTAGTACAATTTCTAGAAACAGTAATCAATGCATGGATTGTAGTAGACTAGTAGTAGTAAACGTAGATCGATAAATTGGACTCATAGGTTGACTTATTTGAGTTTTCAGGaaagttaaaaaaaaataaaaaaaaataatactccgtatatgttttaatgtaatTGAGGTACAATGTTAGTACAATCAAGAGGGGAAGACCATTTACATTACATCGATTTATTGTTCGTAATACCTCTATTTAAACAATTAAGATAAGATATATTCTGTAAATGTACATGTGTAAACATAAGTATGTATATCTTTGATGGTTCATTCCCTAAAGACCATGATAGAACGGTTTCGTGTCATTAACTGTTTTATGCCTTGTTTTTTGGGGGTGAATGGTGCGAGTTGAACTGAATTAAGCTGAATtaactgaaatgagctgaaccAAATCGAAGTTTGCTGAGATAAGGAGGGCTGAAATAAGTTGAGCTGAATTGAAGTGGGTTGAAATTAAACCGAAAAAAACAGAGCCttattataacgcaaaatttcgTGTAGTGTTTACGATCTAGGGATATAATATAcgtcttattttattttttttcatagCATTAATGTGACTATATAAGGATAACATACATTATTGGTCATACTTTAGTAGTAATTGCTCAAAAAAGTTGGTAGCATGTAGATGAAAACACGTTATGTAGACACTTGACACAAATAGGTTGTCTTTCAAACGTTATATTACATAATCAGCTCGTTACGGCAACGTATAAAATTGCATGCATCATGCATGCATGCGACCATGCATGCTTAAAAGATACGTGCGACACCTCATTCATTTATTCTAGTGACCTAAGTAAAATCTGTATTATGATCGAATTTATGATCTTACTTGCACATACTCAAAGAACTTATGACATGCATTACAATTTGTTAAGAAAAACGTCACTCTTGAGATCTTGTTATCATCATGCTTACTGACTTGCACAAATAAATTCTTACCGGTGACGGACTGACGGTCACAAATTTATGACGAGTCATACCAGATTTAAATAATGCTAAAAAGGAAAGGGCATTGTGAGACGTCACAGGTAAGACACATTGATTGGCTGATTTATCGAACATGCATATAAACGAGATTACATTGAAATTTAGAAAACGTAAataatcatgtttaataatgtcGAAGTACATTTAACTAATTACTAAACGACATGAGTGGAATAAGCCAAGTTTATTTAATGTCACATTTAACTAATTACCAAATGAAATGAGTAGAATAAGCACGAAAAATATCAAAAAATGAAAAACCAGTTAAACCAAATAAATCATGAAAATGTACCATGCATGCAACATGCAAATTGTTTCATAAGATTATCTATAATACGTGGGTAGCATATATTAACCGGTGATCGAATTAATGTGGGTCGAACACCCATCAATCATACAACCATCATTCCTTATCGTTATTATTAGCCGATCTTATGAAAACTAATTACTCTAAAACAAAGTTATTGAATTATGTCTATGTACATATTATATGTATATTCCGTATATAGTAATCAATTTAAATATTCTTTCAAAATTCATACCTTtttaaaaaataatgaaaaaaaaaaaaaaatagaccaCCAACTCCAACCAAAAATACCCCACACACATATATTATCTTCATTGTGTGTGATACATAATAGTAGTATAAAAATATACCATATGATAAAAGCATGTCACCATAGAATAGTAGAGTACATACTATATAGAATCATGACATTTATTCATACTCCGCATAATTGTACATATAGTGGCGGAACTAAAATTTAGAGTTAAAACTACGAAAATACATCAGACAGACAAACAGGTATTACTATTAAGTTAAACTCGAAAAATAGAGTAATAGAACCTTGTCATTTATTCAATATGTACATTAGTAACAAAAGTGCGGAACTAAAATTTACAATTAGAACAATAAAAATATACTTATCAAAAAGACAAACGAGTAATACCATAAACTaaactcaaaaatttcgaaaattttaactaaaaacttcgaaaTTTCATTATCTCAACTGATAACTAGCCCCTTAATTCCGCTACTGAATTAGATACACAAATGTCAACCGGAGACCTCATCCAATAACTTATACCTTCTCACCTTATTTCTAAACACATGTTTAATGACAGGTGGCCCaccactattattattattattattatttgaataTTTTATTGATGACATCTCTACTGATGACTTGCTCCTCCTTAATTTCTCATCATGGGCTACAACCGGGCCTTGATGGACCGCCGTGATTCGCTTTCGGCCCGAAGGTGATCGAGCCTCGCCCGAGGGTGATCTCATCATGGGCTTTTTAATTGGGCTTATGGGCTGCAAACTTGTGGGCCTAGGCCCAAACTTTGGCCCATTGAGATTAGTTGGAGATTTTTTTGTGTTGCGTTTTTCTGAAGGGGATGAAGAGTTTGAAGAGCTATTATTTGAGATTATGGTGTTTGTTGTTAGATTATCGTCGTCTTTTTGGATTAAACACCAATTGCATACGTTATATGTGTCCGCTTTTGGGTATAGATTGCTACAATACCtgcaaaaaaaatataaaatgacGGATATATCAGTCTTAAGAATTTAGACAAATTCTTGCTTAAGACGAATATATCAGCATTATTGCATTACGATGGATATTTCCGTCTTAAAGGAGACCAATTGATGAATTTATATGGGAAGTATAATGATTAGGAGTACTATGTTATTATGTATAAGGAAAACTATTGATTGATGTTCAATAATTTTGAGAGGGTAGGTATCTAGCTTATCATTGTAATGTGTATAAAAACACAAACAAGAGAGTTTCATGcatataacaaaaaaaaataaaaaaaattagagttttattattaccttataaaaaaaaacaaaaacaaaaaattatGTAAAAAGACGGACATATAGCTTTAAATGACTGAGACGGAGAGAGTATAATCTGACTAATTAGCACTAGCTAAAAGTATCCTACAATCAAAAGGAAAATACAAATTCTGTAAGCGTGAAACGGATCTAAAACGACTCTTGGTTAGTAACGACCATTTATATGATTTATTAGTACTATAAATAAATATCTCTTAATTCGTTTCACGCTTAGAAAGACGGTCTTAAGAGAGACTTACTGGAATATTGactgaaacctgaaaagaaaGATGATCGATGAAACAAACAAACCTGTGTTGAGATCTGAAATGACAAACTTTGCAACGAAAGAGTTCTTGAGTAAGACCATGGTCACCACACATGCAACATTTATAATCTTGtgttttatttgtcattttaatttaattcttgtaATAATAATGAAACTCTGTATTTGAGAAATAATATTTGAGTATTTTCtctatttatttatgatttttagagagGGAGAGAGGAAGGTGTGTTGTGTGTAGAGAGAAGTAATGTGGGTAGGCAATCTGATACAAAGAAGGAATGCCCCACGCACGCCATTTTATTGCTATCTTTTTGCTTTTTTTAAGGAAAAATTAAAATACttaattcacaaattctcattatagacggacactatccgtctatacataTAGACGGATACCACTTTCCCTCACTAAATACCTATTTGTCATAAAGTGGGAAGTACATGggagtgccccaccttgtccctcctacccattttattagaggtctttacccgtctgttcgcccaaCCCGTCTATATCAAGACCtattgtaattaattatttagatcATTATCAATGTCCTCTCTAAAAATAAAGCACCGGAAAGTTTTTTAGAAAAATGGTTTTAATATTAGACGGCTAGCTAGTGATGCTTAAGCATCTTAATTGTTCTAAAACTCATAATTAGGTGATTTGAGATTGTACTTTGTATCGAAAATGGAGTGTTAGGGTCAGATTGCAGAATCGAAGATGAAGTGGTAGGATTAGATTGTAGGATCGAATCGAACATTGTCAGATCCTACAAATAGCTTAGATACATGCTTATATAAAATTTTTGGTACGATGTATATAATGTCAAAAACTCTATATATTTAATTATGTGAATGTTTTCATAATCATATCAATATATTTAATTTTCTTTTAATTTAGAGTTGTAAGTAGGAGtaaaaaataacaatctcataaAATTAAAACACAAATTAGCCTTTTCCAATCATGCATGTTCTTAAAACACAAATTAGCCTTTTCCAATCATGCATGTTCGTCCTACGATCGATCTTACACGATTCTGTATGATTTTGTTTAATCCTTTCTGATTCTGAACGATCCTATAACAATTTAGTACAATTTTAAGGTCCC from Silene latifolia isolate original U9 population chromosome 10, ASM4854445v1, whole genome shotgun sequence encodes:
- the LOC141604804 gene encoding serine/threonine-protein kinase-like protein At1g28390; amino-acid sequence: MVYKLCSAESAIATCDSTNYKPKLARKNHHNRHDKNRNQLKLRQFAAAELDTATNTFSPNTLLGKGSHGAVYKAVLDSGSFIAAVKKPTTAAREAAENEIDILSKIHHRRIVNLIGYTVPDPVNNSNNTPSIQIQTPHKFKIPPTKKVGPACSEYNNNNNNNNNNNNNNKKLLLVVEYMQNGSLYDLLHKTKKPPTWLTRIRIALHVAEAVRTLHGSDPPVIHRDIKSSNVLLDGKHNARLSDFGLALCGHEEDVRVMRTPPAGTLGYLDPSYLAPADVSTKSDIFSFGILLLEIISGRRAIDVNYSPPVIVEWALPLIKAGNFRAILDGRIGCNVDLTVIRELALLAARCVRSTAEKRPRGSEVVECLKMVYKRVKWEYVLKWRVGNTEKSRPVSEIELDGCDEVKTSMVQQGSRRARKVSNVAIPENSIGEMATRVGAGGRLTGRSKSKSVGSFREIKAGLVGPEAAKGGDNCEISGNYLVKQRTQRAQVTVKLSSVVRLSKSRSMSVLQLQSSKNVSQCGNYLGKNPEVKEFDVLPLLVNSICTSSNSSSPKQVGV